Proteins encoded within one genomic window of Columba livia isolate bColLiv1 breed racing homer chromosome 1, bColLiv1.pat.W.v2, whole genome shotgun sequence:
- the STYXL2 gene encoding serine/threonine/tyrosine-interacting-like protein 2: MASGGDLDGEQVVPDGEDEGPDVKAVQAHYLRSPSPSRYSVISDTDTESIFMDPIHLSSAVAAKQIINEELKTKNAKVDEACPRMLESAQQLMVEDLYNRVKEKIDDTSLFNTPCVMDLQRALVKDRLETPRDAVDEVWPNVFIAEKSVAVNKSRLKRLGITHVLNAAHGTGVYTGPGFYNGLNIQYLGIEVDDFPDIDISKHFRPAAEFLDEALLTYRGKILVSSEMGISRSAVLVAAYLMIYHHMTILEALMTLRKKRAIYPNDGFLKQLRELNEQLLEERELEHTGDEEVTPSQSPVVHAGTSSQLSGVGDSESILGAKAHSITVEEEDTSSLLGSLMSSSSAGKTSWVSKHSTLISEEEEEQLYEEWRKKQGLPAKEPGVTHERRTPSKFLDQEEEQSDEDVEQRIHNWQCRNEKYQMDGPPREEDRDSSMGGRPYPSGEFSDVESVSSFEIRTLKQQLEASSFSRMRRSRTGSMSSESTWDMWNQRLLEIEKEASQRYRSKNKIGGERKSPETGRKERDIDEESVLSDSSSFYNFCQKNKDKLTPLERWKVKRIQFGFHKKDLESSSSSAQSPAEDGCQTGGEGMEGKSLSDINLSAYQAWKMKRQKKVGSESKEEFVEFAKSEDSASAKKKQRRVELLERSKKILEESQSMCSWETDSMMSGSIPLSAFWPSAPSASGAEDAASAMSMQTNHSSLSQTRSSTQMPSIPLPNLPVGPGDTISMASIQNWIANVVSETIAQKQNEIMMLSRPSSAMASSVMSGDFGRRVDDDKVSLLSAQSGSSLATSQLRQQDMHRAESQSAVSCNTSASTRTEGTSSNMKTTQTSKPLYSLFADDVDLKKLRRKEKEMQMEMREKMSDYQIEKVISDNKRSTLFKKKTTKGEENEEEDDRESATGSHRHPLRANLEGMDTVFDLSSQPANTGAPKSEIGTDITKWLSGLKAEREPPSYYDRSEKAREKYSRSSKVREMDSETSSYRFSRSQREELDSCSSYESKGDSLRTMSRFSSASAKEDKKMYKFTRSKVSETTSSREESPELRVFSPTPEPSFDSESPEPSTQSRVRSHYVEACEEEARSDTSEFGAKRKFTQSFSKSEEDGKKEAKVEESEERFASRQFSQYRRSMRKEEEEEMDDDAIIAAWRSRLEETTAKLRRRREE; this comes from the exons aactgaagacaaagaatgCCAAGGTAGATGAAGCGTGTCCCAGGATGTTGGAATCTGCACAGCAGCTGATGGTGGAAGACCTGTACAACCGAGTTAAAGAAAAGATTGATGACACCAGCTTGTTTAACACGCCCTGTGTGATGGACTTGCAGAGGGCACTTGTGAAGGACAGGCTGGAGACCCCCAGGGATGCTGTGGATGAAGTCTGGCCTAATGTCTTTATAGCAGAAAA aaGCGTTGCAGTGAACAAAAGCCGTTTGAAGAGGCTGGGGATCACACATGTCTTGAATGCTGCTCATGGTACAGGTGTATACACAGGACCAGGTTTCTACAATGGTCTGAATATCCAATACTTGGGCATTGAAGTGGATGATTTTCCAGATATCGATATCTCCAAACACTTCCGCCCAGCTGCAGAGTTCCTTGACGAAGCACTGCTGACTTACAGGG GTAAAATCCTTGTCAGCAGTGAAATGGGAATCAGTCgctcagctgtgctggtggctgcCTACCTGATGATCTACCACCATATGACCATTCTGGAGGCTCTGATGACTCTGAGAAAGAAACGTGCCATTTACCCCAATGACGGCTTTCTGAAACAGCTAAGGGAGCTCAATGAGCAATTGTTGGAGGAACGAGAGTTGGAGCATACTGGAGATGAAGAAGTCACTCCTAGTCAAAGCCCTGTTGTCCATGCAGGGACTTCTTCTCAGCTGTCTGGAGTTGGGGACTCAGAAAGCATCCTGGGAGCCAAAGCCCACTCCATCACAGTAGAAGAAGAGGACACCAGCAGCCTATTGGGCAGTCTTATGAGCTCTTCATCAGCAGGAAAAACTAGCTGGGTTTCCAAACACTCCACCCTCATcagtgaggaggaagaggaacagtTGTATGAGGAATGGAGGAAGAAACAAGGCCTGCCTGCAAAGGAACCAGGAGTTACCCATGAAAGAAGAACGCCTTCAAAGTTTCTGGATCAGGAAGAGGAACAATCTGATGAGGATGTGGAACAAAGGATCCACAACTGGCAATGCAGAAATGAGAAATACCAAATGGATGGTCCACCCAGGGAGGAGGATAGAGATTCCAGCATGGGAGGAAGACCTTACCCATCAGGTGAATTCAGTGATGTTGAGAGTGTGAGCAGTTTTGAGATCCGAACCCTAAAACAACAGTTGGAAGCCAGTAGCTTTagcaggatgaggaggagcCGCACAGGCTCTATGTCTTCAGAGAGCACTTGGGACATGTGGAACCAGAGGCTTCTGGAGATTGAGAAGGAAGCTTCTCAGAGATATCGTTCAAAGAATAAAATTGGTGGGGAGAGAAAATCCCcagaaacaggaagaaaggagagggatATAGATGAGGAGAGTGTGCTTTCAGACAGTAGCTCCTTTTACAATTTCTGCCAAAAGAACAAAGACAAGTTGACTCCTCTAGAAAGGTGGAAGGTTAAGAGGATCCAGTTTGGCTTTCACAAGAAAGATTTAgaatcatcatcatcttctgcACAGTCTCCAGCAGAAGATGGCTGCCAAACAGGTGGGGAGGGGATGGAAGGGAAGAGTTTGTCAGATATTAACCTGTCTGCTTACCAGGCTTGGAAAATGAAGCGTCAGAAGAAGGTGGGCAGTGAAAGCAAGGAGGAATTTGTGGAGTTTGCCAAAAGTGAGGATTCTGCTTCAGCCAAAAAGAAGCAGAGGCGTGTAGAGCTCCTTGAACGTTCAAAGAAAATTTTAGAAGAAAGCCAGTCCATGTGCAGCTGGGAGACAGACAGTATGATGAGTGGGAGTATCCCACTGTCGGCTTTCTGGCCCTCAGCACCTTCTGCAAGTGGTGCTGAGGATGCAGCTTCTGCAATGAGCATGCAGACGAATCATTCATCTTTATCACAGACCAGAAGCAGCACTCAGATGCCAAGTATACCCCTTCCCAATCTTCCAGTTGGCCCAGGTGACACAATATCCATGGCAAGCATTCAGAACTGGATTGCTAACGTGGTCAGTGAAACCATTGctcaaaagcaaaatgagatCATGATGCTGTCCCGTCCATCATCTGCAATGGCCTCCAGTGTAATGTCAGGAGACTTTGGCAGGCGTGTAGATGATGATAAGGTTTCTCTTCTCAGTGCTCAGAGTGGTTCATCTCTTGCTACCTCTCAGCTTCGCCAGCAGGACATGCACAGAGCTGAGTCTCAGTCTGCCGTGTCTTGCAATACCTCAGCGAGCACAAGGACAGAAGGGACTAGTTCGAACATGAAGACAACACAGACAAGCAAGCCACTGTACAGCCTCTTTGCTGATGATGTTGACCTAAAGAAActcaggaggaaggagaaggagatgcaaatggaaatgagagagaaaatgtcAGATTATCAAATTGAAAAGGTGATCAGTGACAATAAACGCAGCACTTTATTCAAAAAGAAGACGAccaaaggagaggaaaatgaagaagaagatgaCAGAGAGAGTGCGACAGGCAGCCACAGGCACCCCTTGCGAGCAAATCTTGAGGGAATGGATACAGTCTTTGATCTGTCCAGTCAACCTGCAAACACAGGTGCACCGAAGTCAGAGATAGGGACTGATATTACTAAGTGGCTCAGTGgcctgaaagcagaaagagaaccACCATCATATTATGATCGAAGTGAGAAGGCTAGAGAAAAATATAGCAGATCATCCAAAGTTAGAGAGATGGATTCTGAAACATCTAGTTACAGATTCTCCAGATCCCAAAGAGAAGAGCTAGACAGCTGTTCTTCCTATGAGTCAAAAGGAGATTCATTGAGAACCATGTCAAggttttcctctgcttctgcaaAAGAGGACAAAAAGATGTATAAGTTCACAAGGTCAAAGGTTAGTGAGACAACAAGTTCCAGAGAAGAGAGCCCAGAGCTGCGTGTCTTCAGCCCAACACCTGAACCATCCTTTGACTCTGAATCCCCGGAACCATCTACACAGAGTCGAGTTAGATCTCATTATGTGGAGGCATGTGAAGAGGAGGCCAGGTCAGACACCTCAGAATTTGGAGCTAAGAGAAAGTTCACCCAGAGCTTTTCGAAGTCTGAAGAGGACGGAAAGAAGGAGGCAAAAGTGgaagaaagtgaagaaagaTTTGCATCTAGACAGTTCTCTCAGTACAGACGAAGCATGCgtaaagaagaggaagaagagatggATGATGATGCCATTATCGCCGCTTGGAGAAGTCGACTAGAAGAAACTACAGCAAAGCTCCGGCGGAGAAGGGAAGAGTGA